The genome window GTTCGGCGCCGCCTCCGGGGTACGCACCAAGACCGACCGTGTGGATGCCAGACTGATCGCCGAGTATTGCGTGACTCACCATCCGGAGCCATGGCAGGCGCCCTCTGCGGCCATCAGGGAACTCAGGGCATTGGTGGCCAGGCGTCAGGCGCTGGACGCCATGTGCACACAGGAGAAAAATCGTCTACTGGTGGCCCGCGAAGCAGTACGCAAAGATATTGAGGGGCATCTTGAGTATCTGAAAAGCCATCATTGAGATTGAGGACTCTATCCGCAAAAAGATCGACAATGATCCCGACCTTAAGGAACAGCGTGAGATTCTCGACAGCATTCCCGGTCTGGGCGAGAAAACCATTCCTGTGCTGCTGTCGTACTACGGTGGGCCGCCTCGGTTCGAAAATGCCAGACAGGCTGCCGCCTTCGCCGGACTCGATCCGCGTCAACATGAGTCAGGAAGCAGCGTCCGTGGCAAACCTCGCCTGTCCAAGATGGGGCATACGCTTTTGCGTAAGGCGCTCTATATGCCTGCCATGGTCGCCATCACCAAGACCGCATGGGGACGTGCGTTCAGAGATCGCCTGGCCTCGGCAGGAAAGACGCCCATGGTCATTATTGGCGCCATGATGCGCAAACTGATCCATGTTGCCTTTGGCATCCTCAAGTCTGGTAAGCCGTTCGATCCGGCCCTCCATGGCGTTTAACTGGCGCCATGTTTCCATCTATAAGCCTTGAAGCCCAAGCACTACGGCTCAAAAATAGGATAAATCTTTGACTCAACCAACGGTATTATATTACATCATGGCACTTGACATGGATAACAGTATCTACGACTGGCTGTTTTCAAAAAATTGTCATGACATGACAAAATTTGTAAGTGCGGCAAATAGGCCGCCACCATATTTAGTGGTTGGATTTTTTGATGGCGCTATATATGGTTGGCTGATGCTGGCATACAAATTGCTCTATATAATGACAAGGCCTTGGAAAGGGGGTGGGGCAAAAATCAAGGAGGCCGGGGCCATGACCGATAAGACAGATGTAGGGTGCGCCGACGCATCGCAGACAGGCCCAGCCTTTGTAGGGGCGCACCGTTCGCGGTTAGCCGAAAAGACAAGGGACAGGATCTTTTAGAAAAATAAATAAAATAAAAAAGTAAGAAGGAGGAACAAAAGATGTTAATTAAAATGGCGGAAATGGCAAAGAGGCCTGTAAACGGTCAAAAGGGTTTCACACTGGTCGAATTGATGATCGTCATCGCAATCATTGGGATTCTGGCGGCCATTGCCTTGCCGCAGTATAACGCCTACAGAAGAAAGGCCCAGGCGTCAAAGCTTATAGACGCCGCAAGGGCGTGCGCCCAGGAATATGCAGCGGCCTGTCAGCAGGATACTGCTGCTGACCCCACGGCCCTTGTTTCATGCGCCACCCCCCCCACCCTTCCTTATTTAACTGATACAACTTTTACAAGTGGTGGTGGCACCTGCACCGCAATTAACTCCACACTTACAGGCAAAACACAGGATGGGACAACCTATACAGCCGCCTGCACCGGTGCATATAATACCAACATCACATGCACATTAACACCATAGACTAAGATAACCATCTGACATCAAGCCCAGTAGGGGCGCGGCATGCCGCGCCCCTACTGCCCGGTGGGGCGATTTTTAGATAAAGGAGGTAATCATGCCAGCCTGCCCGCATCACCATCACACCAAGGCGCACCAAGGCGGTTTCACCCTGATCGAACTGATGATCACCCTGGCCCTGATAGGCATACTTGCGGCAGTCATAATGTCTATCTACACGCCATTCGTGGCCTCCGGCTACAACGACCAGGCCAAGGGCGACATCATGTCGGTCGTTACCTCCCAGGAGCGCTGGTTTGCAGACAACAACACCTATGCACCCGACGTCGCCACCCTCCATTTCACCCCCCACGCCAACGTCACAATCCCCCCCTTCGCCGTAAACGGCACATCCTTCAATGCCTGCGCCAAGCACCTCTGGGGCGACAAGATCTACGGCTACGACTCGGACACAAGACAATACTACCAGCAGGACAGCGCAAGAAACGTGGCCCTGGCCGCCTGCCCGGCAGCCACTACAGGAGACGACTTTGGCGGCTGGCAGCCCATGAAATAAACAGCAGGGCGGCTTCATTATAAAATTGCCATTCCCAAACATAGCGATGCAGTGATGCAGGGTGCGCTGACGCAGGAAGCGCACCGTTCGCGGTTCAACCAATCCGATGCGCCTCGTTCCTCGGCACATCGCGAGGTCAGCCCATGGTCCGAGGTGGATCGCGAAATTCAGCCTTGACATATGGCGCCCTCATGGTATCTTTTTGCGTTGTTCGATTTTTGACGATAGCGAGGAAATATGTACGCGATAATAAAAACCGGCGGGAAACAATACAAAGTATCGACCGGCGAGACCTTGAGGGTGGAGAGGCTCGACAGAGAAGTGGGAAGTGAATTGGAGATAACTGACGTATTGATGGTCGTGAACGGCTCAGATATAAAGATTGGCAATCCCCTGGTCAAGGGCGCCACCGTCCTGGCCAACGTGACCGAACACGGTCTCGGCAAAAAGATCTTAATGATGAAAAAGAAAAGACGCAAGGGCTATCAGATCAAAAAGGGGCACAGGCAGCCCTATACCACCATTGAAATTAAAGATATAAGGGTCTAAGGAGGTCTCTAATGGCACATAAAAAGGCCGGCGGAAGTTCAAGAAACGGGCGTGACAGTGCAGGACAGCGTAGAGGCGTCAAGCGTTTCGGCGGTCAAATCGTACGCGCCGGCAACATCCTAGTGCGTCAGGTTGGCACAAAGATCCATCCTGGTCACAACGTGGGAATGGGCAATGACTATACACTCTTTGCAAAGATAGACGGTGAGGTGCGTTTCGAAACCGCCCAAAACAGAAAACGGGTAAGTGTCTACCCTGTCCGGTGAAAGATCCAACGAGTCCATCAAAGAGGCCCAACAAGTCCTCTCCATATCCATAGTAACATACGCTGCAGACCTTCATCTCCTTCAAAAAACAATAAAAAGCCTCTCCAGGGCTGTAAAATACGCCAAGAGACAAGGATTGCTCGATCATGCAGTCCTTGTCCTTGTGGACAACGGACCTGGCGGCGGGCTGGATGTCTTCTTGAGAGGCGGCCTCCACCGTATCTGGCCGTACAGCTTAAAATCAGTAAGGCCATTTAAAAACGTAGGATTCGGGGTCGGCCACAACATGGCGTTAAAGGAGATCGCCAGCAGCTCGACTGACTACCATCTTATCTTGAACCCTGACGTAATCATGGAAGAAAGCGCTTTATCGAACGCCCTGCTCTACATGACAAAACACCCTGAGACAGGCTGCCTTACGCCTTATGCCTCTTGGCCGGACGGAAGCCGCCAATATCTGTGCAAGGGATATCCATCGATCTTCACGCTGTTCCTAAGGGGTTTTGCGCCAAAGCCCTTTGCCGCGCCCTTTGCAAGGCGCCTGGCCGACTATGAACTCCGCGGCGTAACCGAACAAAGTGACATCGACACGATCAAAATTGCAAGCGGCTGCTTTATGCTCTGCCGCAGGCGCGCCCTTGACGAGATAGGCGGTTTCTCAAACAGATTTTTTCTTTATTTCGAGGACTTTGACCTCTCTCTCAGACTGTCCAGAAACTGGCGGATCGCCTATGTACCTTCCGTCAGGATCATCCATTTTGGTGGACGCTCGTCCCTCAAGGGACTGCGCTCAATAGTCATGTTTGTCAGGTCAGCCGCTACGTTTTTCAACATGCACGGCTGGAGGTGGTTCTAGCCGAACCGCATCATTTCACCAGATCGCCGTAACGGCTAAGTATACCGTCCATAACGATCTTGCCCGAATTAAACGCAGCCATTATCGATCCCTTTTCGACCATCAAATCCCCTGCCAGAAAGATCCTCTTGACATTCGTCTCTCCATATTGATCCACTCTCGGCCTTTCGCCGTCGAATTCAACACCGACTGACTCAAGGAATGCCCTCGGCGTCGTACCACCGAGACAATAAAACACCATGTCAAAGACCATGTCCCTCCCATCTTTGAAGCGGACACGCACCCCTTCGCCCGCCTGTTCGAGCCCTTCGATATCGCTGGCCATCATGAGATTCAATTTACCATTTGCGGCAAGGTCATGGATATTGCAGGCATTCACCTCGTTCAGGCGGAAGAATTCGGGCCGTCTATATGAAAGGCTTACATCATTGGCATCTGACAAAAAGCAGGCCGTCTCGGCAGCCGAATCGCCCCCTCCAACAACAAGTATCTTTTTGCCTGTCAACGGTGTCTTTGGGACAGCATAAAATATCTTGTCCTTGACCTCCTTGGGGATGGGATAACGCGGTTTTACCGGTTTGCCGAATATGCCTATGGCTATCACAAGGATCGGCGCCTTGACCTCAAGCCCGCCGCTTGTAGTCACATGGAAAAGGCCGTCTTTCTGAACGACGCCCCTGGCCTCGTTTTTATATCTTATGTCGAGCCTGTTTTCTTTTATAGCCTTGTCGATCCTCGCCAAAAACTCCTCCCGCGTTTCGGTATCAAAAGAGAGCTTTCCTATGGGCTCTACCTTTATCTTCCGAAATACCGGATCGACCCTTTTGCCTTCGTGATAAAGGGATACAATGGTGTCACATGCATGATCGGCCTTCTCAAGGACCATAACCGGGGATACGCCCGCCGCACCGGCCTCGACGGCCGTCGCTATACCGGCCGGTCCAGCCCCTATTACGATAATCTTGGCCTCTTCCATTCAACATTCCTCCTTGTATAGTAAAATCCTTGATAGATAACAGGTATTAGAGAAAAAATTCAATAGCCTTTCACGGAGCAAGATTATGACGACTCATGGATTTTGTCAAAAAGACAATCGCGAAGCCGATATCTCGAAGGGATGCCTGCATCCAATGGATTATTGTCCTTTCAGACAGGCATGTATAATATATTATCTATCCCGTGAAAAGATGAAAAAAGAGGATGAAACAAATCGCCATATAAATGGCAGCGGCGAATCGAACAGCGCATAAGTGCAGCATAGACATAAACATATCATGCAATACAAAACAATATATCGAGCTTGAACTCGTATCTTTATGAATAATATAAAAACCCTTTTAAAAAAGACTTGACAATTTGCTTTGTGCAAGTAATTTTCTCTTAAAATAAAAGAAAGGAGTATAATATCATGGCAGGAAAAAGAAGCAGGCCCTATACAGTAGATGATGTAGAGTTTGTATACGACAACTATGCAAAGATGACGGCAAGCGAAATAGCTGACAAGCTTGGCATAAGCAAATTTCAGGTCTCAAAGATAGTCGGCGAACTCAGAAAACACATGGAACTCCCTAAAAAGACCATCCAAAGACCAAATCCAATCTTTCAATTTCTGGAAAAACGCGGCGTATCACCAAAAACAAGCACAAAAGAATCAAAGGCCAGCAAATCCAAAAAATAACTGGTATCTCTTAAATTTCAGAGGGTTTTATGGAATTTGAAGCTGTCATAGGTCTTGAGGTGCATTGTCACCTCAAGACCTCAAGCAAGATATTTTGCGGGTGTTCCACTGCATTCGGTGCTGTCCCTAATACACATACATGCCCGATTTGCCTCGGTATGCCAGGGGTCCTGCCTGTCCTAAACAGGCAAGTGATAGAATTCGCGATAAAGATGGCTCTCGCCACCAATTGCAAGGTCGCTCCAAGGAGCCGCTTCGCCAGAAAGCACTATTTTTATCCGGATCTTCCGAAGAATTATCAGATATCTCAATATGAAGCGCCCTTGGCCGAGCATGGCTGGGTGTCTATAGACATAGACGGCAGGATCAAGCGTATAGGTATTACGCGCATACACATGGAAGAAGACGCGGGCAAGCTCATACACAACGAGACGCTCCCAATAAGTTATATAGACCTCAACCGTACAGGGGTCCCGCTTATAGAAATCGTCAGCGAACCCGATATAAGAAGCCCAGAAGAAGCGTCTGCTTATCTTAAAAAGATAAGACAGCTTGTGCGCTATCTCGGTATAAGCGACGGCAATATGGAAGAAGGAAGTCTACGTTGTGATGCAAACATCTCTATCCGACCTGTCGGCTCTAATGAAATGGGGGTCAAGACCGAGCTCAAAAACATGAATTCCTTCAGAAACGTCCAAAAGGCCCTCGACTACGAGATAAGACGCCAGAGTGCCCTTTTGCTTGACGGAAAGACGGTGGCCCAAGAGACCCGACTATGGGATGTATCAAAAGGCATTACTGTGTCGATGCGCAGCAAAGAAGAGGCGCATGACTACCGCTATTTCCCTGAACCAGACCTGCCGCCCTTAGAAATCAGCAAGGAATGGATAGAATATATTGCGGACGGGTTGCCGGAGCTGCCTGACAAAAAATGCACCAGATTCACCAGACAGTACGGGCTGCCTGCCTACGATGCCGAAGTCCTTACAGCCTCCAGGGCCACAGCCGATTATTTCGAAGAGTGTGTAAAACTCTTTCCTAACCCAAAGACCGTAAGCAACTGGATTATGGTAGAGCTTGTACGACTTCTAAAGGAAGATGAGCGCGAGATCGAGTCGTCGCCGATAGGCCCCGACGGCCTTGCAGGACTCCTAAGACTGATCGATTCAGGTGCCATAAGTGGCAAGATGGCGAAGGATGTCCTGGAGACTGCCTACAAAACAGGAAAAGACCCTGTCAAGATCGTCAAGGCCCAAGGGCTTTCCCAGGTCAGCGACGAATCTACGCTTAAGGCCGTGATCAAGAAGGTCTTGGATGAAAACCCAAAAGAGGTGGAAAAGTATAGGGCCGGCAAGACCAAGGTCCTGGCCTTTCTTGTGGGTCAGGTCATGAAAGAGACCAAGGGAAAGGCAAACCCCAAGAAGGTAAATGAACTCTTCCTGGAGGCCCTCCGTTGAGACATGGTTCCATCGACCCTATTGATCTCCTTAAAGAAGGTGGCTCATCCATCACGCCGCTCCGCTGGGAGTGCGGCGTCCTGTATCTCCTAGACCAGAGGCTGCTGCCGCATAATGAAAGGTGGCTTGCCATCACAGGCGCTTCCGGGGCTGCATCAGCCATAAAGGATATGGTGGTGCGCGGCGCACCTGCCATAGGCATAGCTGCAGCATTCGGCCTTGCGCTCGAGGCTAGAAGGCTCGAAACAAGGTCTCAAGCCGAATTTCTCAACTTCTGGCTGAAAGCAGCAAATATTATGTTAACAGCCAGGCCTACCGCGGTGAATCTTAAATGGGCAGTTAAAAGGCTTAAAGATCTAGTGCTCGCCGACCCTGCCGGCCATCCGTCCGGCATTGCCGAGGCCGTCGAGAGAGAGGCTATGGCCATCTGGGCCGAAGACATCGAGGCAAATCTTGCAATGGGCCGGTTCGGCGCAGCGCTACTGCCGGATAAGTGCTGCGTACTTACTCACTGTAATGCAGGCGCCCTTGCGACAGGCGGCTATGGCACGGCGCTTGGTGTCATAAGGGCGGCAACCAAGGCGGGAAAAGACATAAAGGTCATAGCCGACGAGACAAGGCCATGGCTCCAGGGTACACGCCTTACGGCCTGGGAACTTATAAGAGACGGGATATCCGTGACATTGATCGTAGACTCAGCCGCAGGTCTGCTTATGCATCGCGGTCTTATAGATGCGGTCATCGTCGGTGCCGACAGGATAGCTGCAAACGGGGACACGGCGAACAAAATAGGGACATACACCCTTTCCGAACTTGCAAGGGCGAACGGCGTGCCGTTTTATGTAGCCGCGCCATGTTCGACAATAGACCCCGAAACGCCGTCCGGTAATGCCATCCCCATTGAAGAAAGGGACGGTGGTGAGGTCTTGAACCTTGGCCAAAGATACATCGCAACTCAAGGCGCAGAGGCATGGAATCCTGTGTTCGACGTGACGCCGTCCAGCCTCATCTCAGCCATCATAACGGAACGCGGCGTACTCTTTCCACCATACGGTCCTGCCATCAAGGCATGTCTGTCAGATGATTTCAAAGACGCCCCCACAATCTGACCCTGACCTCAAGCAGCTGGATCACCAGGCCTTTATGGAACTTGCCCTTGCCCTTGCCGGAGAAAGCGCCGAACGCGGCGAGGTGCCGATAGGGGCTATCCTCGTAAACGGCCAGGGCGAGATACTGGCAAGGGCCAGGAATATGGTCATAGAACTCTGCGACCCCACGGCCCATGCAGAGATACTAGCCCTGAGGGGCGGGGCGGGAAAGACAGGCAATTATAGGATTGCGAACGCCACACTCTATGTTACGATAGAGCCATGCCCGATGTGTGCAGGGGCCATGGTGCTCGCCCGTATAGACAGGTTGGTATTCGGAGCGAGGGATGCAAAATCAGGGGCATGTGCAAGCCTTTACAATATTGTTCAGGATAAAAGGCTCAATCACCGGATCGAGGTCATCGAGGGCATACTGGAAGGGCGATGCAGGGAGATGATCCAGGGCTTTTTCAGGGCAAGGCGCAAGGGTTTTTGTCACAACGGAGAGGTACCGAAGCGGTTGTAACGGGGGCGACTCGAAATCGTCTGTCCGCGTGAGCGGACCGTGGGTTCGAATCCCACCCTCTCCGCCAAGTTTGCAAGCGGCTTTAAAAACAGCGCAGCACTTTTTAAGCCTTTTAACTGTTTTAAAATTATTCCTTAAAGACGCCCTTATGAAACCTTTTTGCGGCGTTTATCAGGCCTTCCGCCCAGCCTTTTTGCCAGAGGGCGTGGACGTGTGTATATGTGCCAAAGCAATTTTTGTAACATATACCGTCCGATGCGCCATCAAAGCCATATCCCCGAATGACCTTGCATGTGAATGCGCCGGATGTGCCTGGGTCAGCAATGACCGGTTTTGAATAATGAAATTCATGGCCCTTGATGACCTCAGTCCGCTTATAAAACGGGTTTTCACGCATGACCTCAATCGTGCTGTAGCCATGTCCTACAGGCCGTTCATGCACCACAAAATCCCAGCCAAAGACACCTGCCATCGGGTATCTTTCCCCCTTCCAGACAATCGCGGCTCCCAGATACATGAGCCCTCCACACTCTGCATAGACAGGGAGGCCCTGTTCAATCCGCCTTTTAAGCTCAGAGAGCATCTCCTTGTTGGCGGAAAGCGCCCTGGCCTGGGTCTCAGGAAATCCGCCGCCTATGTAGAGGGCGTCAATCTCCGGAATGGATTTGTCGTTTATGGCGTTTAAGAACACAAGTTCCACGCCAGCGCACTCGATGGCCTCAAGATTCTCCGGGTAATAGAACTGAAACGCCGCATCACGAAATACCCCTATTCTGAGCCCTTGAGACCTAGTCTTCCTGAAGAGTGGGGCATCCAGGCCTTCTACGTCACACCCGGCCATGTCCCCTGCATCACGAGCCGCCTCCATGAGACCTTGGGTGTCAACATGATCTTTTACAAGTTGCCCAAGCCCATCAAGGGCCTGCTCCGCCTCAGGGTATTCCTCGCAAGGCGTCACACCAAGATGCCGCATAGGAAGCGGGTCTTTTTTCAGGCGAGGAAGAGCCCCAAAGACCTTGACCCCAGCCTCCTCTTCTACGGCCCGCCTGAGCACTATTTCATGACGCCTCTGGGCCACCTGATTGAGAACTACGCCAGCCAGATTCAACTTGGGCTCAAACACTTTACAACCGAGACAGACCGCGGCCGCAGTCCTGGTCATCTTGGCGCAGTCAAGTGTGAGAATGGCCGGGGCGCTGAGCGCCATGGCAAGCCCAGCGGTGCTCGCTGAACTCTGTGAGTCAGAGCCATCGAAGAGGCCGCGGTTGCCTTCTATGAGCCCAATATCAGCGCCACACACCCTGGTCAAGAAAGACCTTTTGATTACATCATGGGACATGAGAAAGGGATCAAGATTATAACAATTGCTTCCGTTTGCAAGGGCCATCCACCCAGCGTCTATATAGTCAGGCCCTTTCTTAAATGCTGCAATCTTAAACCCCTGCTCACGCCAAAGGCGGATAAGGCCGAGTGTCAAGACTGTCTTTCCCGATCCGCCCCTTATAGCCGAGATCACAAGGCGTGGTGGACAAGATTTTGACATGAGAAAATCCCTTCGATCAAATTTATATCATTTTGTATAACCCATAGCCCGCTGATGCGCCATGCCTCGTTTCCATAGGATATCCCCGCCACGACCCCTCCTCCTGAATCGGAGAGAATCGCTCAAGATCCCATCTAGCCCTCGAATGGTCGCCAGCCATAGGCTCCGCTTTATTTGCTTGTCCATTTGATTTTTTTTGTTAAAGTCTCGATAATAAAAATTATTGAGCGGCAGGTATGGATTTTTATTTGAAAATACAGGGGGAAGGACTATGAGGGCTCTTGTAGTGGACGATTCTCAGTCCATGAGGAACATAGTCAAGTCTGGGCTGAAGAAGATGAACCTGTTTGATGAGATCGTCGAGGCTGAAAACGGGCTTCGCGCCCTGGAGAAACTCGAAAACGAAGGCCCCTTCGACCTTGTCCTCCTCGACTGGTACATGCCTGAAATGGAAGGTTTTGACTGCCTTTTGAACATCCGCAAAAGAGAGGAGTGGAACGATACAAAGGTCATGATGGTTACCACTGAAAACCAACAGGAGAACATCATCCGAGCGGTTATGGCCGGGGCCAACGAGTACCTCATGAAGCCCTTCAACGCCGACATGCTGGAGGAAAAGGTTAGGATGGTGCTCGGTCTATGATGATCAAGGTCCTGGTTGTAGACGACTCACTGGTCTTCCGAAAGATATTGACCGAGGCCCTTGACAAGGATCCAGGCATCAGGATAGTTGGGGCCGCTGCAAACGGCAAGGAGGCCTTGCAGCTGATAAGGACTCTAAGGCCGCATCTTGTAGTGCTCGACGTCGAGATGCCTGAGATGGACGGCCTTCAGACCCTGGATGAGATACGCCGTCAGAGGCTCAACGTGGGCGTAATAATGTTTTCAAGCCTTACCATCGAGGGCGCGACAACCACACTTGAGGCCCTGGCAAAGGGTGCGTTTGATTTCGTGCCCAAACCTACGGGCACAGGGGCGTTTTCAGAGAGCGTAAAGCGCATAAAGGGTGAACTTATACCAAGGATCAGGGCCTATGCCGAATCCAAGATCAACAGGGTAATACAGAGAGGCCCGATATCATCTCCTCCAACGGCGCCCGTCCCTAAAACACAGAGGCCTACAAGACAGCCGGACCACACCCAGATCCCGCCCAAACCGGCGCCAGGGCATTTAAAAGAAACCAGACCTTGCACCACCTCGGCCGCACTGGTCCTGAGACGGCTCTTCAGCCCCGAGGCCGTAGCGATCGGCGTCTCGACAGGCGGGCCGAACGCGTTGAACGACGTCATTCCGAGACTCCCGGGCAATTTCGGTCTGCCGATATTCCTTGTGCAGCACATGCCGCCTGTCTTTACAACCCAACTTGCCAAGAGGCTTAATGACAGATCGACCCTTAAGGTGGTCGAGGCGCAAGACGGTATGCTGGTCGAACCTGCAACGGTCTATGTAGCGCCAGGCGATTTCCATATGGAGGTGGACGGTGAAAAAAACAATAGGATAATAAGACTTAACCAGGATCCGCCAGTCAATAGCTGCAGGCCGGCGGTCGATGTGCTGTTTCAATCTATAGCACGGGTCTATGGGGGCAGGGCCATCGCAGTAGTCATGACCGGCATGGGCCAGGACGGCTTCGCTGGCTGCCGGGAGTTGAAGGACAAAGGGGCCGTGATCATCGCCCAGGACAAAGAAACCTGCATAGTCTGGGGGATGCCAAGGTTCGTAGCCGAGGCTGGACTTGCGGACAGGATAGCCCCGCTGGACAAGATAGCGGAATACATACTTGAATTTTCTATGAGAGGGGGCAGGAGATGATCACCCCCGAACAATTCCGCTTCTTTGCAGACCTAGTAAGATCGGCAAGCGGCATCAGCTTGACAATGGGCAAGGAATACCTAGTCGAGAGCAGACTGAATGAACTCTCAAAACTCTTGAATCTACGCGATATCGACGAACTTTACCATAAGGCCGTGCGCCAGATGACGCCTCAACTCAAAAATCAGATAATTGAGGCCATGACCACCAATGAGACATATTTTTTCAGGGATCAGCACCCCTTTGATGCGCTCAAGACCAAGGTCATACCTGAACTCCTTGCAGGAAAGGGTGCCGATGCCAAACTTAAATTCTGGAGCGCTGCCTGCTCAACAGGCCAGGAGCCTTACAGCATAGCGATGATCATAGCCGAACACTTTAGACACCTTGCAAACGGCAAGGTTGAAATCCTGGCAACCGATATCTCAAAACAGGCCATCGAAAAAGGGGCGGCCGGGAGATTCACCCAGGTTGAGGCCAACAGGGGCCTACCCATTACCATGCTCATCAAGTATTTCAGGCAACAGGGGGCGTTTTGGGTGATAAACGATGACATCAAAAATATGGTATATTTTAAAATATTGAATCTTATAGATCCCTTTACAGGGGTCAACGGTTTCGATGTGATCTTCTGCCGCTATGTCCTTATATATTTTGATCAAGAGACAAAACAGCAGATAATTCAAAAACTGGAGAAGGCTTTGAACCCGGGCGGATACCTCTTCTTCGGGGCCACAGAGACGCCGACAGGCCTTTCTCCGGCTATGGAGAGGCTGACCATAGGAAAGACCACCTGTTGGCGTAAAAAGAGACATTGAATGATGGATGAAAGGGTTTTAATTAAACATTTAATTAATATCAAACATTAAAATCAACCATTAGGGGGTAAGAATCATGCCGGACATCTTGAAGACCTCAACCATCAAGACGAAACTTCTCATACTCATTACTGTCATCGGGCTTTTTTCCGTCGTCTGCGGCGTAATCTATATGAATTATACCAAAAGCCACCTGACAGACATGACGATCAAGAACCAAATCCACAACCTGCGCGCCGAGGTCGACGCCTCTTTAGCAAAAAAGGGCGATTTCGGGCTCTCGGTCATTATAGGCATTGCTGAAAACGGCACGATCTCAAAGGCCCTGAAGGAAAACGACAGAGACCTTGCGATTGCGCGTCTTGACGGCATGATCGATGCCTACAAACAAAACGGCAAGAATATAAAGATACATATCCATACGGCGGACCTGAAGTCCTTTGTGCGGAGCTGGGCTCAGGATAAATTCGGAGATGACATCTCGTTTCGTGATTCACTCAGGAAGGTAAAGGAAGAGAAAAAGGCCATGAGTTTTATCGAGGTGGGCCGCGACGGGCTTGCCATCAGGGCCATCTCGCCGATAATCAGGGATGGGCAGTATCTGGGGTCGGTGGAGCTTCTCGATGGCACTGGGGAGATTAGCCGCAAGTTTGCAAAGGAACAAAAGAAATACATCACGCTCTTGAATAAAGATGTCATCAATACGGCCACGCTCATAAGCGGGCACACCGATGTTGGGGATGGGTTTTATGTAGCCAACGACAAGTGGTTCGACAAAGATATTATAGATTTCGCCAGAGGTCTCGATTATCCTAAACTCCTGAAGGACGGCTATCTCCTGACCGACAAATATTTCATAACATTCAGTCCGCTCAAGGACTTCAAGGGACAGGAGATTGGGATAAATCTGGTCGGAGAAGATGCATCCGTGTTGAAGGAAAAGATCGGGGGCA of Dissulfurimicrobium hydrothermale contains these proteins:
- a CDS encoding prepilin-type N-terminal cleavage/methylation domain-containing protein; the protein is MLIKMAEMAKRPVNGQKGFTLVELMIVIAIIGILAAIALPQYNAYRRKAQASKLIDAARACAQEYAAACQQDTAADPTALVSCATPPTLPYLTDTTFTSGGGTCTAINSTLTGKTQDGTTYTAACTGAYNTNITCTLTP
- a CDS encoding type IV pilin protein, whose amino-acid sequence is MPACPHHHHTKAHQGGFTLIELMITLALIGILAAVIMSIYTPFVASGYNDQAKGDIMSVVTSQERWFADNNTYAPDVATLHFTPHANVTIPPFAVNGTSFNACAKHLWGDKIYGYDSDTRQYYQQDSARNVALAACPAATTGDDFGGWQPMK
- the rplU gene encoding 50S ribosomal protein L21 — its product is MYAIIKTGGKQYKVSTGETLRVERLDREVGSELEITDVLMVVNGSDIKIGNPLVKGATVLANVTEHGLGKKILMMKKKRRKGYQIKKGHRQPYTTIEIKDIRV
- the rpmA gene encoding 50S ribosomal protein L27 codes for the protein MAHKKAGGSSRNGRDSAGQRRGVKRFGGQIVRAGNILVRQVGTKIHPGHNVGMGNDYTLFAKIDGEVRFETAQNRKRVSVYPVR
- a CDS encoding glycosyltransferase, giving the protein MSTLSGERSNESIKEAQQVLSISIVTYAADLHLLQKTIKSLSRAVKYAKRQGLLDHAVLVLVDNGPGGGLDVFLRGGLHRIWPYSLKSVRPFKNVGFGVGHNMALKEIASSSTDYHLILNPDVIMEESALSNALLYMTKHPETGCLTPYASWPDGSRQYLCKGYPSIFTLFLRGFAPKPFAAPFARRLADYELRGVTEQSDIDTIKIASGCFMLCRRRALDEIGGFSNRFFLYFEDFDLSLRLSRNWRIAYVPSVRIIHFGGRSSLKGLRSIVMFVRSAATFFNMHGWRWF
- a CDS encoding NAD(P)-binding domain-containing protein; the encoded protein is MEEAKIIVIGAGPAGIATAVEAGAAGVSPVMVLEKADHACDTIVSLYHEGKRVDPVFRKIKVEPIGKLSFDTETREEFLARIDKAIKENRLDIRYKNEARGVVQKDGLFHVTTSGGLEVKAPILVIAIGIFGKPVKPRYPIPKEVKDKIFYAVPKTPLTGKKILVVGGGDSAAETACFLSDANDVSLSYRRPEFFRLNEVNACNIHDLAANGKLNLMMASDIEGLEQAGEGVRVRFKDGRDMVFDMVFYCLGGTTPRAFLESVGVEFDGERPRVDQYGETNVKRIFLAGDLMVEKGSIMAAFNSGKIVMDGILSRYGDLVK
- a CDS encoding MarR family transcriptional regulator; the protein is MAGKRSRPYTVDDVEFVYDNYAKMTASEIADKLGISKFQVSKIVGELRKHMELPKKTIQRPNPIFQFLEKRGVSPKTSTKESKASKSKK
- the gatB gene encoding Asp-tRNA(Asn)/Glu-tRNA(Gln) amidotransferase subunit GatB; this encodes MEFEAVIGLEVHCHLKTSSKIFCGCSTAFGAVPNTHTCPICLGMPGVLPVLNRQVIEFAIKMALATNCKVAPRSRFARKHYFYPDLPKNYQISQYEAPLAEHGWVSIDIDGRIKRIGITRIHMEEDAGKLIHNETLPISYIDLNRTGVPLIEIVSEPDIRSPEEASAYLKKIRQLVRYLGISDGNMEEGSLRCDANISIRPVGSNEMGVKTELKNMNSFRNVQKALDYEIRRQSALLLDGKTVAQETRLWDVSKGITVSMRSKEEAHDYRYFPEPDLPPLEISKEWIEYIADGLPELPDKKCTRFTRQYGLPAYDAEVLTASRATADYFEECVKLFPNPKTVSNWIMVELVRLLKEDEREIESSPIGPDGLAGLLRLIDSGAISGKMAKDVLETAYKTGKDPVKIVKAQGLSQVSDESTLKAVIKKVLDENPKEVEKYRAGKTKVLAFLVGQVMKETKGKANPKKVNELFLEALR